One window of the Bacillus oleivorans genome contains the following:
- a CDS encoding CtsR family transcriptional regulator produces the protein MMKNISDIIEEYLKQVLELSKQDIVEIKRSEIADKFQCVPSQINYVINTRFTIERGYVVESKRGGGGFIRIMKVRHQPHAHLIDHLLSLLQSRITQATAVDVIQRLLNERIITKQEAKIMASVMDRAVLSIQLPERDELRARILKAMLTTLKYK, from the coding sequence ATGATGAAAAATATCTCTGATATCATCGAGGAGTATTTAAAACAAGTTCTTGAATTAAGTAAACAGGATATTGTCGAAATCAAAAGAAGTGAAATTGCAGATAAATTTCAATGTGTACCTTCACAAATTAACTATGTCATTAATACAAGATTTACAATCGAACGCGGCTACGTAGTAGAGAGTAAGCGGGGCGGCGGCGGATTTATCCGGATTATGAAGGTAAGACATCAGCCTCATGCACATTTAATTGATCATTTATTATCGCTATTGCAGTCAAGAATTACCCAGGCTACCGCAGTTGATGTGATCCAAAGGTTATTGAATGAAAGGATTATTACGAAGCAAGAGGCCAAAATCATGGCTAGTGTAATGGACCGCGCTGTATTATCAATTCAATTACCTGAAAGAGACGAGCTTAGGGCCCGGATTCTAAAGGCAATGCTTACGACATTAAAATATAAATAA